The sequence TAGATTCTAGCTCGAGAGCGTTATATATCCCAGGAAGATTTTCAGGAGGGAACTCTACATCTACCACCGTTCCGATTACCTGTACTACCCTACCTTCCGATTGTTCTGCCATTTCTATCTTCTCCTTAACTGATAAACGCTCGTTCTAAGCTTCTAGCGCAGCCACACCACCAACCAGATCAAGCAACTCTGCTGTAATCATTGCCTGGCGGGCTTTATTTAATTCCAAAGTAAGTGACTCAACCATTTCTTCAGCCGCATCTGTAGCATTGCGCATTGCTACCATCCGCGCAGACTGCTCACTTGCATTACTTTCTAAAACTGCTTGGAATACTTGTGCATCCAAAAATTTAGGTAGCAACATGTTAAGAACCGTAGAAGCATCCGGCTCATACTCATAGCTCGATACACTCGCCGTAGAGTCAAGGTCAGTCGAAATAATTGGTAGCAACTGAATCACGACAGGCTCCTGCACGAGAGTGTTAATGTATCTTGTATAGGCAAGGTGAACACTGTCTATTTCCTCACGTGAATACAATTCCGCAATGATTGCAGTTATTTCAGTGCAATCAGCCATTTGAGGACGATCACCAAAACCTGCAAAATGCTGAATGATTTCATGTCCAGCGCGAACCATAAAATCATTCCCTTTTTTCCCAACAGTCAATAATGAGATCGGGGAATTTTGTGACGCAATAAACGAACTAGAAGCACGATTAATGTTAGAAGGTAGCCCTCCCGCAAGCCCACGATCAGGTGTAATTTCAACCAGCAAACCTTTTTTTATATCTCGTCTTGCAAGAAGGTAATGCACATCATCGCTATCATCCATTGAATGAGTAGACATCAATGAAGTCAAAATCGATTGAATCTTTTGTGCATACGGCCTAGCATTAACTACTTGTTCCTGAGCGCGACGCATCTTTGACGCAGCCACCATCTGCATCGCATTTGTAACACGAGCAGTGTTCTTTACGCTCTTAATTCGTCCTCTAATTTCCCTTACACTAGCCACTGAATAATACCTATCATTCCTATTTAAATATTTTTTTAAACGACTGGATCGCTTCCTTCAAAGCGCTTTCCGCAGATTCATCTATGTCTTTTTTATCTTCAATAGACTGCAATAATTCAGTCTTGGATGTCTCTAAATAGCCAAGTAATAACGACTCAAATTCTCTAATCCTCTCAACTGGAACATCGTCCATATAACCATTCACAGCCGCATACATTGATGCGACCATCTGACCAAGGGAATTCGGCTTATATTGAGGCTGCTTAAGTAACTCCGTTAATCTCTGCCCTCGCTCCAACTGACCTCGGGTAACTGCATCCAGATCCGATGCACCAAATTGAGCGAAAGAAGCAAGTGAAGCGTACTGAGCGAGCTCCAACCTTAATCGTCCTGCAACTTTTTTAACCGCCCGCGTCTGTGCAGAACTTCCAACACGTGAAACAGATAAACCAGGGTTAACTGCTGGACGAATACCTGAATTAAATAGATCGGCCTCTAAGTAAATCTGACCATCTGTAATCGAAATTACGTTTGTTGGTATATACCCGGAAACGTCTCCTGCTTGGGTTTCAATAATCGGCAGAGCTGTCAAGGATCCACCACCATGCTCTTTATCAAGCCTTGCAGCCCTCTCAAGTAACCTACTGTGCAGATAAAACACGTCTCCAGGGTACGCTTCTCGACCAGGAGGTCTCTTAAGCAAAAGCGACATTTGGCGATATGCCCATGCATGCTTAGTGAGATCATCATAAATTATCAATGCGTCTCTACCACTTGCCATAAATTCTTCGCCAATTGCACAGCCAGAATAAGGAGCTAAATATTGCATTGGGGCTGGATCAGAAGCATTTGCAGTGACAATTACGGTGTGCTCCATCGCCCCGTGCTCTTCAAGTGTTGCTTGAATTTGAGCTACCTTACTCTGCTTTTGCCCTACCGCAACATATATACAAAGTAAATCTTGTCCCTTCTGGTTGATAATCGTATCTATCGCTATCGCAGTCTTTCCCGTGAACCTATCTCCAATTATTAATTCTCTTTGTCCACGACCGACTGGGATCATTCCGTCAATTGACTTGATACCAGTCTGCACTGGTGTGTTGACTGCTTGTCGAATTGCAACATTAGGAGCAACCACTTCAATTTCACGCGAGCCGTCTGTCTTTATTGGGCCTTTCCCATCGACAGGATTACCTAAAGCCTCCCCGACTCTCCCCAGCACCGCATCACCGACAGGTATCTGCGCCACCTGTCCGCTGGCCTTTACAAGGTCCCCTTCTTTAACATCAGTATCTGAACCCATAATGGCGGCACCAACTGCGTCTTCTTCTAGGTTGAGAGCCAAGCCAACCACTCCGCTGGGGAATGACAATAATTCTCCAAATCCTACTTGACTCAATCCATGAATTTGTGCGATACCGTCACCCACCTCAACAACTGAACCGACTTCAGTAAGAGAGGTTTCTCCTCCGAATTCTTCTATCTGCCTCTTAAGTACTGAGGCAATATCCTGTCCTCGCGTGGTCATTCTGTACCCCTCAACTACTTCCCAATCTATTTGGAAAGAATATTTATACTATCGATTCTCTAAGTAGCTTCAACTTCAATGATTCAAGTTTTGAATGCACCGAACCATCAATAATCTTATCTCCAACTCGTATCAGAATTCCGCCAATTATGTCAGGATCAATATCTTGCTCAATAATGACTTCTTTCTGAAGTGAGGACCCCAAACCATCTGATAAATGATTGACTTGCCTATCTGATAGTTTCACCGCGGTTGTTACTTTAGCGGATACTCGCCCAAGGCTACTATCAAGCAAAGACCTATATTCCCGTTCAATCTCCGGTAGAAGATTTACAGAATTTCTTGCAACCAAAAGACCAATAAAATTCACCAGCAAAGCATCAAAGTTAGATTTCAATTGATCAATAACTTCATTTTTACTCTGCTTTTTAACTCGAGGGGAAGAAAGAAAAGATTTAATCTCTTTTTTCTCAAAAGCTGACCTGAGTTCTTGGATTTCAGCTAGCCATTCTTGGTTAGCATTTTTCTCTGAAGCTAGTAAGAATAATGCTTGGGCGTACCGCCTGGCTGTAGGTCCCTTTGGCATCGTTAGATTTGCTCCTTTGTCACATTACTCTCAGAAATAACCTGATCAATTAAATCTTGCTGAGCATTTATGTCCAAAGATCTTTTCACTATTTTTTCGGCAGCCGACACGGCAAGCACGGCAAACTCTGAGCGCACGCTTTCAAGAGCTGCGTCTCGTTCCTGCTTTATCTCTTCGCGAGCTCTGTTCAGAATTTGCTCAGATTCGGCGCGCGCTTGTTCAGCTTGCTGTTCTCTATAACGTTCTGCAGCTTCCCTAGCTTCTGCAAGCACTCTTTGGCCTTCTTGCCGTCCATCGTCCAATGCTTTTTGCATAGTTTTTTGCTGTTCTTCTGATTCTTGAGCTACACGTTCCGCTTCTTCAAGGCTCTCGCGAATTCGATCTGATCGAGAGTCCAGCATTCCAATAATTCGCTTATAAGCCATGAAATACAAAATCAAGCCCAATACCGTGAAGTTGACCAAGTAAACTATCAAACTTGTCAAATCAATCCCGAGGGCCCCGATCCCTGACGCTTCTTCAAATAGAGGTGCTCCGAACACTACGACCACCTCCTTAACTTCTGAAAATAATTCATCTTTTGCCTAAATCTACGCCACGAAAATCAACAAAATAGCTGTTACTAGTCCGTAAATCCCAATTGCCTCAGTAAAAGCAAGCGCCAAAATCATATTTGGTGCAATAGCGTCACGTGCCTCAGGGTTTCTACCTAGTGCGTTCATGGCACCGCTTCCGACTATACCTAAGCCGATACCTACTCCAGCCAGGCCAAGGCCTGCCAACCCTACTGCCAAAAATTTTGCTGCATCTGCAACTTGTATCAATGTATCCATTCCAAATCCTCCTAAGTTCGGTAATTTATTGGCTGCTACACTAGAACCAACCTCGCCTCGCCACCCACAGGCCTAATGTGATTCAGCCTCCGAATCTTCTTGACTATGATCGCCATGTGTGGCGACTGCCATAACTGCAAAAACCAACGTCAATCCCATGAACACTAAGGCTTGAACCCCGCCCACAAGTATTTCGAGTCCATAAAATATAACCGGGGTAATGATAATTGTAAGGAAAGTCATCATGAACAAAACAATTTCGCCTGCAAGCATGTTCCCGAAAAGTCGGAAGGTGAAACTCACAAGCCTAATAAAATGACTGATCAATTCGATCAATCCAATAAACATCTGGATAGGATTCCCTATACGTATGAATTCTTTCAAATAACCCAGTCCATGAACCCTAAATCCCCAGATTTCGATGAATATAAAAGCAATAACCGCAAGTGCTAAGGGCATATTGATATCTGTTCCAGCACTGCGGAACAGATG is a genomic window of Dehalococcoidia bacterium containing:
- the atpF gene encoding F0F1 ATP synthase subunit B — its product is MFGAPLFEEASGIGALGIDLTSLIVYLVNFTVLGLILYFMAYKRIIGMLDSRSDRIRESLEEAERVAQESEEQQKTMQKALDDGRQEGQRVLAEAREAAERYREQQAEQARAESEQILNRAREEIKQERDAALESVRSEFAVLAVSAAEKIVKRSLDINAQQDLIDQVISESNVTKEQI
- the atpA gene encoding F0F1 ATP synthase subunit alpha, giving the protein MTTRGQDIASVLKRQIEEFGGETSLTEVGSVVEVGDGIAQIHGLSQVGFGELLSFPSGVVGLALNLEEDAVGAAIMGSDTDVKEGDLVKASGQVAQIPVGDAVLGRVGEALGNPVDGKGPIKTDGSREIEVVAPNVAIRQAVNTPVQTGIKSIDGMIPVGRGQRELIIGDRFTGKTAIAIDTIINQKGQDLLCIYVAVGQKQSKVAQIQATLEEHGAMEHTVIVTANASDPAPMQYLAPYSGCAIGEEFMASGRDALIIYDDLTKHAWAYRQMSLLLKRPPGREAYPGDVFYLHSRLLERAARLDKEHGGGSLTALPIIETQAGDVSGYIPTNVISITDGQIYLEADLFNSGIRPAVNPGLSVSRVGSSAQTRAVKKVAGRLRLELAQYASLASFAQFGASDLDAVTRGQLERGQRLTELLKQPQYKPNSLGQMVASMYAAVNGYMDDVPVERIREFESLLLGYLETSKTELLQSIEDKKDIDESAESALKEAIQSFKKIFK
- a CDS encoding F0F1 ATP synthase subunit delta, translated to MPKGPTARRYAQALFLLASEKNANQEWLAEIQELRSAFEKKEIKSFLSSPRVKKQSKNEVIDQLKSNFDALLVNFIGLLVARNSVNLLPEIEREYRSLLDSSLGRVSAKVTTAVKLSDRQVNHLSDGLGSSLQKEVIIEQDIDPDIIGGILIRVGDKIIDGSVHSKLESLKLKLLRESIV
- the atpG gene encoding ATP synthase F1 subunit gamma, yielding MASVREIRGRIKSVKNTARVTNAMQMVAASKMRRAQEQVVNARPYAQKIQSILTSLMSTHSMDDSDDVHYLLARRDIKKGLLVEITPDRGLAGGLPSNINRASSSFIASQNSPISLLTVGKKGNDFMVRAGHEIIQHFAGFGDRPQMADCTEITAIIAELYSREEIDSVHLAYTRYINTLVQEPVVIQLLPIISTDLDSTASVSSYEYEPDASTVLNMLLPKFLDAQVFQAVLESNASEQSARMVAMRNATDAAEEMVESLTLELNKARQAMITAELLDLVGGVAALEA